Part of the Bdellovibrionales bacterium genome is shown below.
GGGATGGACAGACTTTCATATCTAGGAGGGAGTCGCATTGTTCAGCGTGGTTGGGCTACCGCTGAACAGGTCAAAAATTGGTCCTGGATGTGTTGGTTGTCGGGCTTGATGTTTGGCCTGCCCTCCCTTTGGCTTCGTCCTTGGCCTATGATGTTGTTTATTGGAGGAACAGCGGCTCTGATTGTCGTTGGTTTTTCTTATTTGCGTCGAAGTGAGAGGTATTTGGGCTTGGATAATTTAATGGTCTTCTTTGGGATGGGCCCACTTCTAACGGCGGGAACATCATTCGCGGTGACTGGAAGAATTGGATCCGAGGTTTTGATTTTTGGCGCAATTTTTGGGTTGGGCGCCTCGCTTTGTATTCAGCTTCGCAATTTCGAGACGATGCTGGCAGATTCGCAAATGAGGACAAGAACTTTGATGAGTCGTCTTGGTCTGGAAAAATCAAAGCTTTTTGTCATGGTTCAGCTTTTTTTCATTTTGTGCCTAATGAGTCTGTTTGTCTACGTGGAGACAGTTTTTGCTATTTATTGGTTGGTCATGACGCCTGTTTTTGGTGTAGCCGTTCATTTGGGATTACG
Proteins encoded:
- a CDS encoding prenyltransferase — encoded protein: MKAPIQSRLLTIPRADPRFMPHLLGSFSNEERALPVDVLFHDTNEERITFRIVQINEIDCPGKVMTLLTGVRPILLLLTMGPAATSIFYAMTFGWEIEIGIAACTLMAIFFLHGAAFLMNDYCDHLSGMDRLSYLGGSRIVQRGWATAEQVKNWSWMCWLSGLMFGLPSLWLRPWPMMLFIGGTAALIVVGFSYLRRSERYLGLDNLMVFFGMGPLLTAGTSFAVTGRIGSEVLIFGAIFGLGASLCIQLRNFETMLADSQMRTRTLMSRLGLEKSKLFVMVQLFFILCLMSLFVYVETVFAIYWLVMTPVFGVAVHLGLRIWSVGSPLSSQLRGLWRQGLVLHLCLLAASNLLFYFLYLSRT